Proteins co-encoded in one Streptomyces sp. JH34 genomic window:
- a CDS encoding serine/threonine-protein kinase, which yields MGEVWRATDEVLGRAVAVKLLLGDQADASSTARFRLEAQTAARLSHPHLVAVFDFGSWEDRFYLVMELVEGKSLGDLLEAQESVHPEQVAHIAGQAAAGLAAAHRQGIVHRDIKPGNLMLDADGSVKIGDFGIAQFVDDPSTALTTAGHIVGTSLYLAPERALGRTADSASDMYSLGCVIYQLLAGQPPFRSDTATATLYQHVDTPPVPVRQRGVDISPAFDSYLMGLLAKKPEDRPSAQQVSDWFRTDAWRGRPEPLPQHAPAAPRSAAPRSAAPAGPSPAPAPGAPAGGGPSTYRLPQATGRRRAAPAPRTSRSAPRTGTTRRISTGEAIRRRPRVASAVAGTVAFLAAVYLGTILFAPDTGAADTPDPGSTPTAGLESPAATDPAVAPAGDGDDEDD from the coding sequence GGCGCGCCACGGACGAAGTCCTGGGGCGGGCCGTGGCGGTGAAGCTGCTGCTGGGCGATCAGGCCGATGCCTCGTCGACCGCGCGCTTCCGCCTGGAGGCGCAGACGGCCGCGCGTCTGAGCCACCCCCACCTGGTGGCCGTGTTCGACTTCGGTTCCTGGGAGGACCGCTTCTACCTGGTGATGGAGCTGGTCGAGGGCAAGAGCCTCGGGGACCTGCTGGAGGCCCAGGAGTCGGTCCACCCCGAGCAGGTCGCGCACATCGCGGGCCAGGCCGCCGCCGGTCTGGCCGCCGCGCACCGGCAGGGCATCGTCCACCGTGACATCAAGCCCGGCAACCTGATGCTGGACGCCGACGGGTCCGTGAAGATCGGGGACTTCGGGATCGCCCAGTTCGTGGACGACCCCTCGACGGCGCTGACCACGGCCGGCCACATCGTGGGGACGAGCCTGTACCTGGCTCCCGAGCGGGCGCTCGGCCGTACGGCCGACTCCGCGTCGGACATGTACTCCCTCGGCTGTGTCATCTACCAACTGCTGGCCGGGCAGCCGCCGTTCCGCTCGGACACGGCCACCGCGACGCTGTACCAGCACGTGGACACGCCCCCGGTGCCCGTGAGACAGCGCGGGGTGGACATCTCCCCCGCCTTCGACTCGTATCTGATGGGCCTCCTCGCGAAGAAGCCGGAGGACCGGCCGAGCGCGCAGCAGGTCTCCGACTGGTTCCGTACGGACGCCTGGCGCGGGCGGCCCGAGCCGCTTCCACAGCACGCGCCCGCCGCCCCTCGGTCCGCCGCGCCGCGGTCCGCCGCGCCGGCCGGCCCGTCGCCGGCCCCGGCTCCCGGGGCTCCGGCCGGCGGGGGCCCGTCGACGTACCGGCTGCCGCAGGCCACGGGTCGCAGACGGGCGGCGCCCGCGCCCCGTACGTCCAGATCCGCGCCCCGGACGGGTACCACGCGCCGGATCAGCACGGGTGAGGCCATCCGGCGCCGCCCGCGCGTGGCGAGCGCCGTGGCCGGAACGGTCGCCTTCCTGGCGGCGGTCTATCTGGGCACGATCCTCTTCGCGCCGGACACCGGTGCCGCGGACACCCCGGATCCGGGCTCCACGCCGACGGCCGGGCTCGAGTCGCCCGCGGCGACCGACCCGGCGGTGGCTCCCGCCGGGGACGGCGACGACGAGGACGACTGA